A single genomic interval of Adhaeribacter pallidiroseus harbors:
- a CDS encoding outer membrane beta-barrel protein → MFKYLTLALCVSFLLILQSPAFGQKNFVKGNLFLSSGDTLSGFIDDQNWDHNPKSISFKDNTAGSIQQFNLNQLNGFNLEGGDVYKKAVVQVDKTPVTHQEIINHPKPIIVLDTVFLLEQVKGKVSLYHLLDEANKNHFFIQKKDGSLEELVLRLYVTYKNDQPLVGTAEQFKNQLKYSILTDYPALFSQIDKASYTKSSLSSLIEKYNNWLNPENPVQISKISKPLSKFGLIAGGNITNYKFHGQGYDYLLATSFKWENNPMIGLFYQLQLPRNRLKWSIYNELAWKRNNTQGHFNMQDVHYIYVQEAYYTGEGTVQIKTNYLGLTSLVRYSWMNQHYQPFLNFGLAGNLGLNVKTFVQGQEDYKAENTSTNREIFGNPSKYEVGVVAGGGLKINKVAAEIRLEKGTGYLNSNADVSVRKVMVALLLNYYFN, encoded by the coding sequence ATGTTTAAATATTTAACCTTAGCTCTTTGTGTAAGCTTTCTCTTAATTCTACAATCACCTGCATTCGGTCAAAAAAACTTTGTAAAGGGTAACCTTTTTCTCTCTTCCGGTGATACGCTATCGGGTTTTATTGATGATCAAAACTGGGATCATAATCCTAAATCAATCAGTTTTAAAGATAACACTGCCGGTTCCATTCAACAATTTAACTTAAATCAACTTAATGGTTTTAATCTCGAAGGTGGTGACGTTTATAAAAAGGCTGTTGTACAAGTAGATAAAACACCAGTCACACATCAAGAGATTATAAATCACCCAAAACCAATTATTGTATTAGATACGGTGTTTTTGTTAGAACAAGTAAAAGGAAAAGTAAGCCTATACCATTTACTCGACGAAGCAAATAAAAATCATTTTTTTATTCAGAAAAAAGATGGTTCTCTGGAAGAGTTAGTACTACGCTTGTATGTAACGTATAAAAACGATCAACCATTAGTTGGTACAGCCGAACAATTTAAAAATCAACTAAAGTATTCCATCTTAACAGATTATCCGGCTTTGTTTTCTCAAATTGATAAGGCAAGCTACACAAAATCATCTTTAAGTTCTTTGATTGAAAAGTATAATAATTGGCTTAATCCTGAAAACCCGGTTCAAATAAGTAAAATAAGTAAACCACTAAGTAAGTTTGGATTAATTGCCGGAGGAAATATAACCAACTATAAGTTTCACGGACAAGGGTATGATTACCTCCTTGCCACTTCGTTTAAGTGGGAAAATAATCCGATGATTGGCTTGTTTTATCAACTTCAATTACCTCGAAATCGTCTGAAGTGGTCGATTTACAATGAATTGGCTTGGAAAAGAAATAATACGCAAGGCCATTTTAACATGCAAGATGTGCATTATATCTATGTTCAAGAGGCGTACTACACCGGGGAAGGAACGGTTCAAATAAAAACGAACTATCTTGGATTAACTTCACTGGTGCGTTATTCTTGGATGAACCAGCATTACCAACCTTTTTTAAATTTTGGTTTAGCCGGAAACTTAGGCTTAAATGTTAAAACCTTTGTGCAAGGTCAGGAGGATTACAAAGCAGAGAATACTAGTACAAACAGAGAAATATTTGGAAACCCGAGTAAGTACGAGGTAGGAGTTGTTGCTGGCGGCGGTTTAAAAATTAATAAAGTGGCAGCTGAAATACGGTTGGAGAAAGGCACTGGCTATTTAAATTCAAACGCAGATGTATCCGTGCGAAAAGTTATGGTTGCCTTATTGCTTAATTATTACTTTAATTAA
- a CDS encoding alginate lyase family protein encodes MKTRISSTTLLLLLSLVLSVRVLAQVRPNTFLMNGDHLLETKIKINSGNEQCLAALKVLISTVGAPLNRVPYTVTDKTIMPPSGDKHDYMSLAPYWWPNPNTANGLPYINKDGQTNPDIDKVKDGDHARGVSRDVRLLGLAYYFTNDEKYAKKAAELLKIFFLNSATRMNPNIKYAQIIMGYDKVYGTGTIDTEKFPDLIDGVQLLASSPSWTAENNEALKSWFSQYLDWLQTSEMGKAASIAPNNIGTMYDLQTVTYALYIGNKALAKSFLETRTFKRIDDQLKVNGEQPYELARTGSWSYSNKNLEGWFNLATCAENLGINLWNYTSVNGKSLKKAFEFMVPYGAGTKAWPYQQIGTFKRESFISIARTGSAVYKDLNLQPVLSGTHAKFVAGTDIGLLTSRYY; translated from the coding sequence ATGAAAACACGTATCTCCTCTACCACCCTCTTATTACTACTCTCATTGGTACTTTCGGTTCGGGTACTGGCTCAAGTAAGACCAAATACTTTTCTGATGAATGGTGATCACTTATTAGAAACTAAAATTAAAATTAACTCGGGTAATGAGCAGTGTTTAGCCGCTTTAAAAGTGCTTATCTCAACCGTAGGTGCACCGTTAAATCGCGTGCCTTATACTGTTACCGATAAAACAATAATGCCCCCTAGTGGTGATAAGCACGATTACATGAGTTTAGCCCCTTATTGGTGGCCAAACCCCAATACGGCGAATGGACTGCCTTATATTAACAAAGACGGGCAAACTAATCCGGATATTGATAAAGTGAAAGATGGTGATCATGCACGTGGCGTAAGCCGGGATGTGCGTTTACTCGGGCTTGCTTACTATTTTACCAATGATGAAAAATATGCCAAGAAAGCTGCTGAATTATTAAAAATTTTTTTCCTGAATAGTGCTACCCGCATGAATCCTAATATTAAGTATGCTCAAATAATTATGGGATACGATAAGGTGTATGGCACCGGTACCATTGATACCGAAAAGTTTCCTGATTTAATAGATGGGGTTCAACTATTAGCTAGTTCGCCTTCTTGGACTGCAGAAAATAATGAAGCTTTGAAAAGTTGGTTTAGCCAATATTTGGACTGGTTGCAAACCAGCGAAATGGGAAAAGCAGCCAGTATTGCCCCTAATAATATCGGTACCATGTATGACTTACAAACGGTAACCTACGCTTTATATATCGGGAATAAGGCTTTAGCTAAATCTTTTCTAGAAACTAGAACTTTTAAACGAATCGATGATCAATTAAAAGTTAATGGGGAGCAGCCCTATGAACTAGCCCGTACCGGATCCTGGTCTTACAGTAATAAAAATTTAGAAGGTTGGTTTAACCTAGCCACCTGCGCCGAGAACTTAGGCATTAATTTATGGAATTATACTTCGGTAAATGGGAAAAGTCTGAAAAAAGCATTTGAATTTATGGTGCCTTATGGGGCGGGTACAAAGGCTTGGCCCTACCAACAAATTGGAACATTTAAAAGAGAATCTTTTATTTCCATTGCTCGCACCGGTTCGGCAGTTTATAAAGATTTAAACCTGCAACCTGTTTTGTCTGGCACCCACGCTAAATTTGTGGCGGGTACCGATATTGGCCTTTTAACTTCCCGCTATTATTAA
- a CDS encoding hotdog fold thioesterase codes for MKKADYTLEILNAWNKDTMGGHLGMEFTEIGDDYLCGKMPVDHRTHQPMGLLHGGASAAFAETLGSVAGIMQVDSDKQACVGIEVNANHVKSVRNGYVYGKATAVHIGTKTQVWDIRITNAGGNLVCVSRLTLAVLDRANG; via the coding sequence ATGAAAAAAGCCGATTATACCCTTGAAATACTAAACGCCTGGAACAAAGATACCATGGGTGGCCACCTGGGAATGGAATTTACCGAAATTGGAGATGATTACTTATGCGGAAAAATGCCCGTTGACCATCGTACGCACCAGCCAATGGGCTTGTTACACGGCGGCGCTTCGGCGGCATTCGCCGAAACACTGGGCAGTGTAGCCGGCATCATGCAGGTAGATTCCGACAAACAGGCTTGTGTCGGAATAGAGGTAAACGCCAACCATGTAAAAAGTGTTCGGAATGGTTATGTCTACGGCAAAGCCACGGCCGTGCACATTGGTACGAAAACGCAGGTTTGGGATATTCGCATTACCAACGCTGGGGGCAATTTAGTTTGCGTGAGCCGTTTAACCTTGGCGGTGCTGGATAGAGCCAACGGCTGA
- the hslV gene encoding ATP-dependent protease subunit HslV, with translation MALEKVRSTTVLGVVHNGQVALGADGQASMGNTIAKSNVKKIRKLLDGKIVMGFAGSTADAFTLLERFEEKLNAYSQNMKRAAIELAKDWRTDRYLRRLEAMMVVANKDELLIISGTGDVLEPDNQIAAIGSGSMYAQAAATALKKHAPHLSAEEMVREGLSIAADICVFTNHNLIIEKPAG, from the coding sequence ATGGCGCTTGAAAAAGTGAGATCGACCACGGTTTTAGGAGTGGTACATAACGGCCAGGTAGCTTTAGGAGCTGATGGTCAGGCTAGTATGGGTAATACCATTGCTAAAAGTAATGTCAAGAAAATCCGGAAACTTCTGGATGGTAAAATTGTGATGGGTTTTGCCGGATCTACGGCCGATGCTTTTACGTTGCTGGAACGGTTTGAAGAAAAATTAAATGCCTACAGTCAAAACATGAAGCGGGCAGCAATAGAGTTGGCGAAAGACTGGCGCACCGACCGGTATTTACGCCGCTTAGAGGCTATGATGGTTGTGGCCAATAAAGACGAATTGTTGATAATTTCCGGCACCGGCGATGTGCTGGAACCTGATAATCAAATTGCGGCCATAGGCTCGGGAAGTATGTACGCGCAAGCAGCCGCTACGGCTTTAAAAAAACATGCTCCGCACTTATCCGCCGAAGAAATGGTGCGGGAAGGTTTATCGATCGCGGCCGATATTTGTGTGTTTACGAACCACAACTTAATAATAGAAAAACCTGCCGGATAA
- a CDS encoding histidine phosphatase family protein: MSIKKVYLLRHGQTDFNLQGIIQGSGVDSSLNSTGREQARLFFASYQHVPFDKIYTSVLQRSIQSVQGFIDLGIPHEKHAGLNEICWGSREGTRVTPEEDAYYFDTLQKWQDGEINVRIEGGESPQDVADRQQVFLDILLSRPEEKTVLICMHGRAMRVLLCKLMNYPLQCMDIFEHHNLCLYQLYYTGSMFSIHRHMDIAHLKPMF; encoded by the coding sequence TTGAGTATCAAAAAAGTTTACCTACTTCGGCACGGGCAAACCGATTTTAACCTGCAAGGAATTATTCAGGGCAGCGGCGTAGATTCTTCGCTGAATAGTACCGGAAGGGAACAAGCACGGCTTTTCTTCGCGAGCTACCAACATGTTCCCTTTGATAAGATTTATACCTCGGTTTTGCAACGCAGCATTCAATCCGTGCAAGGGTTTATTGATTTAGGGATACCGCATGAAAAACACGCCGGTTTAAACGAAATTTGCTGGGGCTCTCGCGAGGGCACCCGAGTAACTCCCGAAGAAGATGCTTATTACTTTGACACTTTACAAAAATGGCAAGACGGAGAAATAAATGTACGGATAGAAGGTGGCGAAAGTCCGCAGGATGTGGCCGACCGGCAGCAAGTTTTTTTGGATATCCTTTTATCCCGGCCCGAAGAAAAAACCGTGTTAATTTGCATGCACGGCCGGGCTATGCGGGTGTTGTTGTGTAAACTCATGAACTATCCTTTACAATGCATGGATATTTTTGAACATCATAATTTATGCTTATACCAGTTGTACTATACGGGTTCTATGTTCAGCATTCACCGGCATATGGATATTGCGCATTTAAAACCGATGTTTTGA
- the menD gene encoding 2-succinyl-5-enolpyruvyl-6-hydroxy-3-cyclohexene-1-carboxylic-acid synthase, translated as MNLTSVFSIAEICAQHGIKEVILSPGSRCAPLTLAFVRHPAIQVRTISDERAAAFIALGMALTKRQPVVLVCTSGTATLNFAPAVAEAFYQQVPLLVFTADRPAEWIDQLDGQTIRQENVYGAHVKQSFSFPVDTQHPDVEWFAERLLSEAILAAQAYPAGPVQINVPLREPFYPPPGEEIKFKKNAKVIREIASSFSLTENQSLELQQNLKKFSRILLVAGQQAWQPELQAALQTFAQQTGAVIVADVISNQQSLPGVINHHDVFLNGKATANGTGLQPDLLITFGLSNISKNLKLFLRAFSPQQHWHLQPAGKVADPFQSLTQIIRVTPFNFFSGMASGHDAPHPTYQQQWATQETAAKNYLNQFLNQEIFNEFTVFKRMLDQLPLNCLLHVANSMAVRYANIIGLEPNKNIEVFANRGTSGIDGCTSTTVGSALSTNKLTVLITGDLAFFYDRNGLWHNYLPTNLRIIILNNHAGGIFRLIDGSKQQPELAEFFETHQPLEAKLTAQEFNLAYYRCENLQQLATSLTTFWTGGPGILEICTQSLENAAFFELYRKQSPFKK; from the coding sequence ATGAATCTAACATCTGTTTTTTCGATTGCCGAAATTTGCGCCCAGCACGGCATTAAAGAGGTAATTCTTTCACCGGGTTCCCGTTGTGCCCCGCTTACGTTGGCGTTTGTGCGGCACCCTGCCATTCAGGTACGCACCATCAGCGACGAACGGGCCGCGGCTTTTATCGCGTTGGGCATGGCTCTAACCAAGCGCCAACCGGTAGTTTTGGTGTGTACTTCGGGTACGGCCACTCTAAACTTTGCACCCGCCGTAGCCGAAGCTTTTTACCAACAAGTGCCACTATTAGTTTTTACCGCCGACCGGCCGGCCGAATGGATTGACCAGCTGGATGGCCAGACCATCCGGCAGGAAAATGTTTACGGCGCCCATGTAAAACAGAGTTTTTCTTTTCCGGTGGATACGCAACACCCCGATGTAGAATGGTTCGCGGAGCGCCTTCTTTCCGAGGCCATTTTGGCAGCCCAGGCTTACCCCGCGGGGCCGGTGCAAATTAATGTGCCCTTACGCGAACCGTTTTATCCGCCGCCCGGAGAAGAAATAAAATTTAAAAAAAATGCCAAAGTAATTCGGGAAATAGCCAGTAGTTTTAGTTTAACCGAAAACCAATCGCTGGAATTACAGCAAAATTTAAAAAAATTTTCCCGCATTCTCTTAGTGGCCGGTCAGCAAGCCTGGCAACCCGAACTGCAAGCTGCTTTACAAACTTTCGCTCAACAAACTGGTGCCGTAATAGTAGCCGATGTTATTAGCAATCAACAAAGTTTGCCTGGTGTAATCAATCACCACGATGTTTTTTTAAATGGCAAAGCCACTGCCAACGGTACAGGCCTACAACCCGATCTGCTGATTACCTTTGGCTTATCTAATATCTCTAAAAATTTAAAATTATTTCTAAGAGCTTTTTCTCCGCAGCAACATTGGCACCTGCAACCGGCTGGTAAAGTAGCCGATCCGTTTCAATCCTTAACCCAAATTATCCGGGTTACTCCGTTCAACTTTTTTTCCGGGATGGCTTCCGGCCACGATGCACCCCACCCTACTTACCAACAACAATGGGCAACCCAAGAAACAGCGGCGAAGAATTACTTAAATCAATTCTTAAATCAGGAAATTTTTAATGAGTTTACTGTTTTTAAACGGATGTTAGATCAGTTACCCCTTAATTGCTTGTTGCATGTAGCCAACAGCATGGCGGTGCGTTACGCAAATATTATTGGTTTAGAACCAAATAAAAATATAGAAGTGTTTGCCAACCGCGGCACCAGCGGCATCGATGGTTGCACCAGCACCACCGTAGGCAGTGCTTTAAGTACAAATAAACTCACCGTTTTAATAACCGGTGATTTAGCATTTTTCTACGATCGTAACGGTTTGTGGCACAATTACCTGCCCACTAATTTGCGGATTATTATTTTAAATAACCACGCAGGCGGTATTTTTAGGTTAATTGATGGCTCCAAACAACAGCCCGAACTAGCTGAATTTTTCGAAACGCACCAACCTTTAGAAGCTAAATTAACGGCACAGGAATTTAATTTAGCGTATTACCGCTGCGAAAATCTACAACAATTAGCTACTTCTCTTACTACTTTTTGGACTGGTGGCCCAGGTATTTTAGAAATTTGTACGCAAAGCCTCGAAAATGCTGCATTTTTTGAATTGTACCGGAAACAATCTCCTTTTAAAAAGTAA
- a CDS encoding deoxyhypusine synthase family protein has product MKVTDFLKNQYRHFNAAALIDAAEGYKTHLAKGNKMLVTLAGAMSTAELGISLAEMIRQDKIHAISCTGANLEEDIFNLVAHDFYERIPHYRDLTAQDEEDLLNRHMNRVTDTCIPEMEAMRRIEDTVLKFWEKADQAGDAYFPHEFFYQILLSGELEQYYQIDPKDSWMLEAAKKNLPIFVPGWEDSTLGNIYAGHVISGDIKNVHTMKTGIQYMMQLAEWYTQTAKEESTIGFFQIGGGIAGDFPICVVPMLHQDLQRTGVPLWGYFAQISDSTTSYGSYSGAVPNEKITWGKLGKETPKFIVESDATIVAPLIFAIVLDL; this is encoded by the coding sequence ATGAAAGTAACAGATTTTTTAAAAAATCAATATAGACATTTTAATGCGGCTGCTTTAATTGATGCCGCCGAAGGGTATAAAACCCACCTGGCTAAAGGCAACAAAATGCTGGTAACCCTGGCGGGAGCTATGAGTACTGCTGAGTTAGGGATTAGCCTGGCCGAAATGATCCGGCAAGATAAAATACACGCGATTAGCTGCACCGGCGCTAACCTGGAAGAAGATATTTTTAACTTGGTAGCCCACGATTTCTACGAACGCATTCCGCATTACCGCGACTTAACCGCCCAGGACGAAGAAGATTTGCTAAACCGCCACATGAACCGGGTAACCGATACTTGTATCCCGGAAATGGAAGCCATGCGGCGCATTGAAGATACCGTTTTAAAATTCTGGGAAAAAGCCGATCAGGCAGGCGACGCTTATTTTCCGCACGAGTTTTTCTACCAGATTTTGCTTTCCGGCGAACTAGAGCAGTATTATCAGATAGACCCTAAAGACTCCTGGATGTTGGAAGCCGCTAAGAAAAACCTGCCGATTTTCGTACCCGGTTGGGAAGACTCTACTTTGGGCAATATATACGCGGGTCACGTAATTAGCGGCGATATTAAAAATGTACATACCATGAAAACGGGTATCCAGTACATGATGCAATTAGCCGAATGGTATACCCAAACCGCGAAAGAAGAATCGACCATTGGCTTCTTCCAGATTGGTGGCGGTATTGCCGGCGATTTCCCCATTTGCGTGGTGCCTATGTTGCACCAGGATTTGCAACGAACCGGCGTGCCTTTGTGGGGTTATTTTGCGCAGATTTCGGATTCTACCACTAGTTACGGTTCTTACTCGGGAGCCGTGCCAAACGAGAAAATCACCTGGGGTAAATTAGGAAAAGAAACGCCCAAGTTTATAGTAGAATCGGATGCCACCATTGTAGCTCCGCTCATATTCGCGATTGTTTTGGATTTATAA
- a CDS encoding chorismate-binding protein: protein MISALPIELENSRVNLEGDSNVILKALFATAIRFHLPVAVWRLPNTSEIKLCVSLRPAQTSGDVPQLESGVSGFAFYPFQVSATYPAHFIKADITYSSLSAKLKFNFKLNENPEYVALVQRLQEYFEKIKGSAHTSNWHVSRKVKPYQTSEANFKHLVEESVAAIDAGQMEKVVLSRVRSTELTAGFDLMATYLRLQKTYPNAFVSLVSIPEMGTWMGASPEILVQVSKDRIFKTVALAGTQALTPDCNPAKALWQQKEIEEQSLVKRYILHCFKRIQLRDYTEIGPRTVVAGNLMHLRTDFTVDMKKEAFPMLGTHMLQLLHPTSAVCGMPKETAMEFIMQKEGYDRAYFSGFLGPVHIDGESNIYVNLRCSQLLEQVALTYAGAGITAESEPDKEWLETRLKMDTIRQVFQNSAL, encoded by the coding sequence TTGATTTCTGCCTTACCGATAGAATTAGAAAACAGCCGGGTAAATTTAGAAGGTGATTCTAACGTTATATTAAAAGCATTATTTGCCACCGCCATTCGTTTCCATTTGCCGGTAGCTGTATGGCGGTTACCCAATACCAGCGAAATTAAATTATGCGTTTCTTTAAGGCCGGCGCAAACTTCCGGCGACGTACCCCAACTCGAATCTGGCGTTTCTGGTTTTGCTTTTTACCCGTTTCAGGTTTCCGCTACATACCCAGCTCATTTTATAAAAGCCGATATTACCTACAGCAGCTTATCCGCAAAGTTAAAGTTTAACTTTAAACTGAACGAGAACCCAGAATACGTGGCTTTGGTACAAAGGCTGCAGGAGTATTTTGAAAAGATAAAAGGCTCGGCTCATACCAGCAACTGGCACGTAAGCCGCAAAGTAAAACCTTACCAAACCTCCGAAGCTAACTTTAAGCACTTGGTGGAGGAAAGCGTAGCCGCCATAGATGCCGGGCAGATGGAGAAAGTGGTATTATCCCGGGTAAGATCTACGGAGTTAACGGCCGGTTTTGATTTAATGGCTACCTACCTCCGGCTACAAAAGACGTACCCCAACGCCTTTGTTTCGCTGGTTTCCATTCCGGAAATGGGCACCTGGATGGGCGCTTCGCCGGAAATATTAGTGCAAGTTTCCAAAGACCGTATTTTTAAAACAGTGGCCTTGGCCGGCACCCAGGCTTTAACACCTGATTGCAATCCGGCTAAAGCTTTGTGGCAGCAAAAAGAAATTGAAGAACAATCTTTGGTTAAGAGATACATTCTGCATTGTTTTAAGCGCATCCAGCTACGCGATTATACCGAGATAGGCCCACGTACTGTAGTAGCGGGCAACTTAATGCACCTGCGCACGGACTTTACCGTGGACATGAAAAAAGAGGCATTTCCAATGCTGGGCACCCACATGCTGCAATTACTGCATCCAACCTCGGCGGTTTGCGGCATGCCTAAAGAAACGGCTATGGAATTTATTATGCAAAAAGAAGGCTACGATCGGGCGTATTTCAGCGGCTTTCTGGGACCAGTGCACATCGACGGCGAATCAAATATCTACGTGAACCTGCGCTGCTCGCAACTATTAGAACAGGTAGCGCTGACCTACGCGGGTGCCGGCATTACCGCCGAATCGGAACCCGATAAAGAGTGGCTGGAAACCCGTTTAAAAATGGATACTATTCGCCAGGTTTTCCAGAACAGCGCTTTATGA
- a CDS encoding NADPH-dependent FMN reductase, with protein MNIEIISGSPRKESITNRAAVFLHQLLSRTTSHQVGLIDVRDHAFGLLQKVIVSVEKAPEEHKIIAERMFSAEAFILVTPEYNGSYSPAMKNLLDHFPKQMHKPFGIVTASTGAMGGMRASQQLQLLINALFGIASPYMLVIPLVDKKLDAAGNLIDGSFQSNVDTFVHEYLWLAERITKKETE; from the coding sequence ATGAACATTGAAATAATTTCCGGAAGTCCGCGGAAGGAAAGTATTACTAACCGAGCCGCTGTTTTCCTGCACCAGTTATTATCCCGTACCACCTCACACCAAGTAGGTTTAATTGACGTACGCGACCATGCTTTTGGGTTACTGCAAAAAGTAATTGTTTCGGTGGAGAAAGCGCCGGAAGAGCATAAAATTATAGCCGAAAGAATGTTTTCCGCCGAAGCTTTTATATTAGTTACTCCCGAGTACAACGGTAGTTATTCGCCGGCCATGAAAAATTTACTAGATCATTTTCCGAAGCAAATGCACAAACCTTTCGGTATTGTTACGGCTTCTACGGGAGCTATGGGGGGCATGCGAGCCAGTCAGCAATTGCAGCTGCTTATCAATGCTTTATTTGGTATAGCCTCGCCCTACATGTTAGTAATTCCGTTGGTCGATAAAAAATTGGATGCAGCGGGTAATTTAATCGATGGCAGTTTTCAGAGTAACGTAGATACCTTTGTGCACGAATACTTGTGGTTAGCAGAACGGATTACGAAAAAGGAAACGGAGTAA
- a CDS encoding pyruvate dehydrogenase complex dihydrolipoamide acetyltransferase has translation MAEVIKMPKMSDTMTEGVIASWLKKVGDTVKSGDILAEVETDKATMELESYEDGTLLFVGPKEKDSVPVDGVLAIIGKKDEDISALLTDIQGGGGASKPAEKPAEPASAPAEKPAPAPTASAAAPAAPSASAKAAVNASVITMPKMSDTMTEGTIASWLKKVGDKVKSGDILAEVETDKATMELESYEDGTLLYIGVEAGKSVSVDGILAIIGEEGADFQQLLNGGSGGAAPAQATPDQALEQADEQVENAQTDNQIKNSTPANSNPEVAVPAAGANGQASSAASANTGGRIFASPLAKRIAEEKGIDIAQIKGSGDNGRIVVKDVESYTPAAKPAAPATAPTPAPSPVAAPAPQTQPASKLSADYEEVSVSQMRKVIARRLSESLFTAPHFYLTMEIDMDKAIETRTALNEVSPVKISFNDLVIKAAAAALRSHPAVNSSWLGDKIRYNKQINIGVAMAVEEGLLVPVVRQADQKSLSQIAGEVKDFSGKAKSKKLQPADWEGNTFTISNLGMFGIEEFTAIINPPDACIMAVGGIKQTPVVKNGQIVVGNVMKVTMSCDHRVVDGAVGSAFLQTFKKLLEDPIRILV, from the coding sequence ATGGCCGAAGTTATAAAAATGCCGAAGATGAGTGACACCATGACCGAGGGGGTGATTGCATCGTGGCTAAAAAAAGTGGGTGATACCGTAAAATCCGGGGATATTCTGGCGGAAGTGGAAACTGATAAAGCCACGATGGAACTGGAGTCGTACGAAGATGGAACGTTGCTTTTTGTCGGACCAAAAGAAAAAGACTCGGTACCGGTAGACGGTGTTTTAGCTATTATCGGCAAAAAAGACGAAGATATTTCGGCCTTGTTAACTGATATTCAAGGAGGGGGCGGGGCCTCAAAACCGGCTGAAAAGCCAGCGGAACCGGCGTCAGCTCCGGCCGAAAAACCCGCACCCGCACCAACAGCATCTGCCGCCGCACCAGCAGCACCAAGCGCTTCGGCCAAAGCCGCCGTAAACGCCTCCGTAATCACCATGCCCAAAATGAGCGATACCATGACGGAGGGCACCATTGCCAGCTGGCTGAAAAAGGTAGGCGATAAAGTAAAATCCGGTGATATCTTGGCCGAAGTAGAAACCGATAAGGCTACCATGGAACTGGAGTCGTACGAAGATGGCACCTTGTTATACATTGGTGTAGAAGCCGGTAAATCGGTGTCGGTAGATGGTATTCTAGCTATTATCGGCGAAGAAGGTGCTGACTTTCAGCAATTACTGAACGGAGGTAGTGGTGGCGCAGCTCCGGCGCAGGCTACACCGGACCAGGCTTTAGAGCAGGCCGATGAACAGGTAGAAAACGCGCAAACCGATAACCAAATTAAAAATAGTACCCCGGCTAACTCTAACCCGGAAGTTGCTGTTCCGGCTGCGGGAGCTAACGGCCAGGCTAGTTCCGCTGCTTCGGCGAATACCGGCGGACGTATTTTTGCTTCTCCGTTAGCCAAGCGCATCGCCGAAGAAAAAGGCATTGATATAGCCCAGATTAAAGGTAGTGGTGATAATGGCCGCATTGTAGTAAAAGACGTGGAATCGTATACGCCGGCCGCTAAACCAGCTGCACCAGCTACAGCGCCAACACCTGCTCCAAGTCCGGTGGCGGCTCCTGCTCCGCAAACCCAACCGGCTTCTAAACTAAGTGCCGATTACGAGGAAGTATCCGTTTCGCAGATGCGCAAAGTTATTGCCCGGCGTTTAAGCGAAAGTTTATTTACCGCGCCCCATTTCTATCTCACGATGGAAATTGATATGGACAAAGCCATTGAAACCCGCACTGCTTTAAATGAGGTAAGTCCGGTTAAAATTTCTTTCAACGATTTAGTAATCAAGGCAGCCGCGGCGGCCTTACGCTCGCACCCGGCGGTTAACTCCTCGTGGTTAGGCGATAAAATCCGGTACAACAAACAAATTAATATTGGAGTAGCCATGGCCGTGGAAGAAGGGTTGCTGGTACCCGTGGTGCGCCAGGCCGATCAAAAAAGCTTATCGCAGATTGCCGGTGAAGTAAAAGATTTTAGCGGTAAAGCCAAATCTAAAAAATTACAACCGGCCGATTGGGAAGGTAATACTTTTACTATCTCGAACTTAGGTATGTTTGGTATTGAAGAGTTTACGGCTATCATTAATCCGCCGGATGCCTGTATTATGGCGGTAGGCGGCATTAAACAAACGCCGGTAGTTAAAAACGGTCAAATTGTAGTGGGTAATGTCATGAAAGTTACCATGTCTTGCGATCACCGGGTGGTAGATGGAGCCGTTGGTTCTGCTTTCTTACAAACTTTTAAAAAATTGCTCGAAGATCCGATTAGGATTTTAGTATAA